Proteins encoded within one genomic window of Alphaproteobacteria bacterium HT1-32:
- the pepN gene encoding aminopeptidase N: MRTEDPRTIRLVDYQPPLFTVETVDLTFDLEPEVTEVTTRLHMVRRGAGALRLDGEDLDLVSLSIDGRQLDPAAFTKDAESLSIPEVPDEFDLETVVRIDPQSNTKLEGLYRSNGTWCTQCEAEGFRRITYFPDRPDVMATYRVTIRAARSEAPVLLSNGNKVEEGELEGGRHYAVWEDPFPKPSYLFALVAGNLGAYEDSFITASGRKVALAIWVEPGNEPRCEWAMESLKRSMKWDEVRFGLEYDLDLFNIVAISDFNMGAMENKSLNVFNSKYILADPETATDADYEAIESIVAHEYFHNWTGNRVTCRDWFQLSLKEGLTVFRDQEFSADMRSAPVERIKAVRALRAAQFPEDAGPLAHPVRPDSYIEINNFYTATVYEKGAEVIRMMHTLLGEDGFQKGMRLYFARHDGQAVTCDDFVAAMSDANDVDLTHFKLWYHQAGTPELAISQDYANGVLQLHVEQTLRPTPGQETKQPMQIPLSVGLLKPDGRALPVKTDAPSTPAEHDSVVLSLTEGRQTFSFRDLPVEPVLSLNRGFAAPVKLSMTGQRGSEAILMAHDPDPFNRWEAGQQYGLSLILSGIEDWRAGKTPRLAEDYIEALADTLRDSGLDKAFVAEVVALPSVGFVAESMKIIDIEGIDHVRSTFRKQVARRLRDRLLTIWHDNTSDAAYEPTAAQAGARSLRNMALGFLSADPDNADLARKQYGSATNMTDRMAALACLVDVGGTAASDALEDFHDRFKSYTEVLDKWFALQAGAQRPDVLDQVKSLLKHPDFSMRNPNKVRSLVGSFAMRNLPAFHAADGSGYSFLADRVIELDGINPQVAARLVQPLGRWQRFDSDRQIAMKSCLRRILETSGLSRDVFEIASKSIN; the protein is encoded by the coding sequence ATGCGCACGGAAGACCCCCGCACGATTCGTCTTGTCGACTACCAGCCGCCCTTGTTTACGGTCGAAACCGTCGACCTTACCTTTGACCTTGAACCGGAAGTGACGGAAGTCACCACACGGCTTCACATGGTCCGGCGCGGAGCAGGGGCGCTGCGGCTGGACGGGGAGGATCTTGATCTGGTCAGTCTTTCCATTGACGGGCGCCAGCTCGATCCGGCAGCCTTCACGAAAGACGCCGAAAGCCTGTCGATTCCCGAAGTACCGGACGAATTTGATCTGGAAACGGTCGTGCGGATAGACCCGCAGTCGAACACCAAACTGGAAGGCCTGTACCGGTCAAACGGGACCTGGTGCACCCAGTGTGAAGCGGAAGGATTCCGTCGGATCACCTATTTCCCGGATCGTCCGGATGTGATGGCAACCTATCGGGTGACGATCCGCGCTGCACGGTCGGAGGCCCCGGTATTGCTGTCGAATGGCAACAAGGTTGAAGAGGGGGAACTCGAAGGCGGCAGACATTACGCTGTCTGGGAAGACCCGTTTCCGAAGCCAAGTTATCTGTTTGCTCTGGTCGCCGGAAATCTCGGTGCCTATGAGGACAGCTTCATTACGGCTTCCGGACGCAAGGTTGCACTGGCGATCTGGGTGGAACCGGGGAATGAACCGCGCTGTGAATGGGCTATGGAATCTCTCAAACGCTCCATGAAATGGGACGAGGTTCGTTTCGGTCTGGAATATGATCTCGACCTTTTCAACATCGTCGCGATCTCCGATTTCAACATGGGAGCCATGGAAAACAAGAGTCTGAATGTCTTTAATTCCAAATACATACTGGCCGACCCTGAGACAGCAACTGATGCAGATTACGAAGCGATCGAGAGCATTGTTGCGCACGAATATTTCCATAACTGGACGGGAAACCGGGTTACCTGTCGCGACTGGTTCCAGCTCAGTCTGAAAGAAGGTCTGACGGTTTTCCGGGATCAGGAGTTTTCAGCGGACATGCGATCAGCACCGGTGGAACGGATCAAGGCGGTCAGGGCGCTCCGTGCGGCCCAGTTCCCGGAAGATGCCGGGCCACTGGCACATCCCGTCCGTCCGGACAGCTATATCGAGATCAATAACTTCTATACGGCGACGGTTTACGAAAAGGGTGCTGAAGTTATCCGCATGATGCATACCCTGCTTGGTGAAGACGGTTTTCAGAAGGGTATGCGGCTCTATTTCGCCCGCCATGACGGGCAGGCTGTGACCTGCGACGACTTCGTGGCCGCAATGTCAGATGCGAATGACGTTGATTTGACTCATTTCAAGCTGTGGTACCATCAGGCAGGCACGCCGGAACTGGCAATCAGTCAGGATTATGCCAACGGGGTTCTGCAACTTCATGTCGAACAGACGCTGCGTCCGACACCGGGGCAGGAAACCAAGCAGCCGATGCAGATTCCGTTATCTGTCGGACTTCTGAAACCTGACGGTAGGGCGTTGCCGGTGAAAACGGATGCGCCCTCGACCCCGGCAGAGCATGACAGCGTTGTGCTGTCACTGACTGAGGGCAGGCAGACATTCTCATTTCGTGACTTGCCAGTGGAACCGGTTCTTTCACTGAATCGCGGTTTTGCGGCACCGGTAAAGCTCTCAATGACAGGACAGCGGGGATCGGAAGCCATACTGATGGCGCATGATCCGGATCCCTTCAACAGATGGGAAGCCGGTCAGCAATACGGCCTGTCCCTGATTCTGAGCGGAATTGAGGACTGGCGTGCAGGTAAAACACCGCGCCTTGCGGAAGATTATATCGAAGCACTGGCTGATACGCTGAGAGATTCAGGGCTGGATAAGGCCTTTGTCGCTGAGGTTGTTGCGCTGCCATCGGTTGGTTTTGTGGCAGAAAGCATGAAGATCATCGATATCGAGGGCATAGATCATGTCCGCAGCACATTCCGTAAGCAGGTCGCCCGGCGGCTGCGCGACCGTTTACTGACGATCTGGCACGATAATACCAGTGATGCTGCTTACGAGCCGACGGCAGCACAGGCCGGAGCCCGGTCACTCCGCAACATGGCGCTCGGCTTTCTGTCTGCCGATCCCGACAACGCTGATCTGGCGAGAAAGCAGTATGGAAGCGCAACAAACATGACAGACCGGATGGCTGCGCTTGCCTGTCTGGTTGATGTCGGGGGAACGGCGGCCAGTGACGCACTGGAAGATTTCCATGACAGGTTCAAATCCTACACTGAGGTACTGGATAAATGGTTTGCGCTTCAGGCCGGAGCACAAAGACCGGATGTCCTTGATCAGGTCAAATCGCTGCTGAAGCATCCGGATTTCTCTATGCGCAATCCCAACAAGGTACGGTCTCTGGTCGGCAGTTTTGCCATGCGAAACCTGCCGGCCTTTCATGCGGCTGACGGATCGGGTTACAGCTTTCTGGCGGATCGCGTCATTGAACTGGATGGGATCAATCCTCAGGTGGCTGCCCGTCTTGTGCAGCCGCTTGGCAGGTGGCAGAGATTTGACAGCGACCGTCAGATAGCCATGAAGTCCTGTCTGCGGAGAATTCTGGAGACATCCGGCCTGTCGCGGGATGTCTTTGAAATTGCGTCGAAGTCGATCAACTGA
- a CDS encoding phosphopentomutase: protein MSRAIILMMDSFGVGATEDAVRFGDQGADTFGHIAAFCAGSDRGALQIPNLTRLGLVRAGLGGSGSVAAGCDVSVEPQSLYGHAAERSFGKDTPSGHWELAGVPVEFDWGYFPREEPCFPAELIDRLIADGEIPGVLGERHASGTTIIEELGEEHLRTGKPIVYTSADSVLQIAAHEEAFGLERLYRLCLAARAIVDDWNIGRVIARPFIGDNSASFRRTGNRRDYSIPPPAPTLLDRLAGEGREVLSVGKIADIFAHQGLTRKVKADGNEALFDATLQALDETPDGGLIFTNFVDFDSSYGHRRNVPGYAAAIEYFDRRLPELERRMRRGDLAVITADHGCDPTWPGSDHTREHVPVLAFGPDVEGRDIGRRASFADIGQSLATHLGIASLDAGESFL from the coding sequence ATGAGCCGGGCAATCATCCTGATGATGGATTCCTTTGGCGTCGGGGCGACTGAAGATGCGGTCAGGTTCGGCGATCAGGGGGCAGATACCTTCGGACATATTGCCGCTTTCTGTGCCGGTTCTGATCGTGGTGCCCTGCAAATCCCCAACCTGACCCGCCTCGGGCTGGTGCGGGCCGGGCTTGGCGGCTCCGGTTCTGTCGCGGCGGGCTGTGATGTCTCTGTCGAGCCGCAGTCCCTGTACGGACATGCGGCGGAGCGCAGTTTCGGCAAGGACACGCCGAGCGGACACTGGGAACTGGCCGGTGTGCCGGTTGAATTCGACTGGGGTTATTTCCCCCGTGAAGAACCCTGTTTTCCGGCTGAACTGATTGACCGGCTGATCGCTGACGGGGAAATCCCCGGTGTGCTGGGGGAACGCCACGCCTCCGGCACCACAATCATTGAAGAACTGGGCGAGGAACATCTGCGAACCGGCAAGCCGATTGTCTATACCTCTGCCGACAGCGTGTTGCAGATTGCCGCTCATGAGGAAGCCTTCGGCCTTGAACGGCTGTACCGGCTTTGTCTGGCGGCGAGGGCGATTGTTGATGACTGGAATATCGGCCGGGTGATTGCCCGGCCCTTCATCGGCGACAACAGTGCCAGTTTCCGTCGTACCGGGAACCGCCGCGACTATTCGATACCGCCGCCAGCCCCGACCCTGCTGGACAGGCTGGCGGGCGAGGGGCGTGAAGTGCTGTCCGTTGGCAAGATTGCGGATATCTTTGCCCATCAGGGACTAACCCGGAAGGTGAAGGCCGATGGCAACGAGGCGCTGTTTGATGCCACATTGCAGGCCCTTGATGAGACACCGGATGGCGGACTGATTTTCACCAACTTCGTCGATTTTGATTCCAGCTATGGCCATCGCCGCAATGTGCCGGGTTATGCCGCCGCAATTGAATATTTCGACCGTCGCCTGCCGGAACTGGAACGCCGGATGCGGAGGGGTGATCTGGCGGTGATTACTGCCGATCACGGTTGTGACCCGACATGGCCCGGTTCTGACCATACCCGCGAACATGTCCCGGTCCTGGCTTTCGGTCCGGATGTTGAAGGGCGCGATATCGGCCGGCGGGCATCCTTTGCCGATATCGGTCAAAGCCTCGCCACCCATCTTGGCATTGCATCACTGGATGCGGGCGAAAGTTTTCTGTAA
- a CDS encoding AMP nucleosidase yields MSAQHFPGVGNLQSLDDVDAVLERVAEIYLDGVTALQDRFDQFAAGDRTSPTPRRGYPFVGIINNGRVTPASEGTLSYGTLGGSGAFGMTLTRPELFKSYYREQLTLLKQHYGGPFHVGVSNCPIPLPFVIEAAGAGMSADDATDLQRVFPLPDLNEIDDEIANGTNVVAAGLPKPLSMFSASRVDYSLLRLAHYTGTAPEHFQRFVLFTNYQRYVDEFIELGLSEVRSGDRFRAFVEPGNVVTPNPRLSDLPASGMEPLHLPQMPAYHLVSDRHEGITLVNIGVGPSNAKTITDHLAVLRPHCWLMIGHCGGLRKTQLLGDYVLAHAYVRADHVLDDDLPPWVPVPPIAEIQIALTEAVSAITGVTGRELKARLRTGTVYTTDNRDWELRLDALNREFNQSRAIAIDMESATIAANGYRFRVPYGTLLCVSDKPLHGEIKLPGMANAFYRERVSQHMKIGIEALERLRQQGVESLHSRKLRAFDEPAFR; encoded by the coding sequence ATGAGCGCGCAGCATTTTCCCGGTGTCGGCAATCTCCAGTCGCTTGATGACGTTGACGCGGTACTGGAACGGGTCGCCGAAATCTATCTCGATGGCGTGACGGCACTTCAGGACCGTTTTGACCAGTTTGCCGCAGGTGACCGGACCAGCCCGACACCCCGGCGCGGCTATCCCTTCGTCGGGATCATTAATAATGGCCGTGTCACGCCTGCGTCGGAGGGAACCCTGTCTTACGGGACGCTGGGGGGATCAGGTGCCTTTGGCATGACCCTGACACGCCCGGAACTGTTCAAAAGCTATTACCGTGAACAGCTGACATTGCTGAAACAGCATTATGGCGGGCCGTTTCATGTCGGGGTCAGCAACTGCCCGATTCCACTTCCCTTTGTGATTGAGGCTGCGGGGGCGGGTATGTCGGCGGATGATGCGACCGACCTGCAACGGGTGTTTCCGCTGCCTGACCTGAATGAAATTGACGACGAAATCGCCAACGGAACGAATGTCGTGGCGGCCGGTCTGCCAAAGCCGTTGTCGATGTTCTCGGCCTCGCGGGTAGACTATTCGCTGCTGCGTCTCGCCCATTATACCGGCACCGCTCCGGAGCATTTCCAGCGGTTCGTCCTGTTTACGAACTATCAGCGATATGTTGATGAATTTATTGAACTTGGTCTGTCTGAAGTCCGGTCCGGAGATCGCTTCCGGGCCTTTGTCGAGCCGGGGAATGTGGTCACGCCAAACCCGCGTCTGAGTGACCTGCCAGCCAGCGGTATGGAGCCGCTGCATCTGCCGCAGATGCCTGCCTATCATCTGGTATCAGACCGGCATGAAGGAATTACGCTGGTCAATATCGGGGTCGGCCCCTCGAATGCCAAAACCATCACCGATCATCTGGCGGTACTGCGCCCGCATTGCTGGCTGATGATCGGCCATTGCGGTGGCTTGCGGAAAACCCAGTTGCTGGGTGACTACGTTCTGGCCCATGCCTATGTGCGGGCCGACCATGTGCTGGATGACGACCTGCCACCCTGGGTGCCGGTGCCGCCAATCGCCGAAATCCAGATTGCGCTGACCGAGGCCGTGTCCGCCATTACCGGGGTTACTGGCCGCGAACTGAAGGCCCGTCTCCGGACGGGGACTGTCTATACGACAGATAACCGGGACTGGGAATTACGTCTGGATGCCCTGAACCGGGAGTTCAACCAGTCCCGTGCCATTGCCATTGATATGGAATCGGCGACCATCGCGGCCAACGGCTATCGTTTTCGGGTTCCCTATGGCACGTTGCTCTGTGTCTCCGACAAACCGTTGCATGGCGAGATAAAGCTGCCGGGCATGGCAAATGCGTTTTACCGGGAGCGGGTCAGCCAGCATATGAAGATTGGTATCGAGGCACTGGAACGGCTGCGGCAGCAGGGTGTGGAAAGCCTGCATTCCCGCAAACTTCGGGCCTTTGATGAACCGGCCTTCAGATAA
- a CDS encoding uracil phosphoribosyltransferase: protein MSETPNLYIVNHPLVQHKLSIMRDIGTSTGSFRRLLREIALLMGYEITRDLPVEMREIETPLTTMQAPFIAGRKLVIVPILRAGAGMADGLLELAPSARVGHVGLYRDEETKQPQEYLVKLPSAEGRVFILVDPMLATGNSAVHAADVLNRHGVADQDIRFMALVSAPEGVQQFHRSHPEIPVYTAALDSHLNEDAYIVPGLGDAGDRLFGTK from the coding sequence ATGAGTGAGACGCCGAACCTGTACATCGTCAATCATCCGCTGGTTCAGCATAAGTTGAGCATCATGCGGGATATCGGAACCTCAACCGGCAGCTTTCGCCGGTTGCTTCGCGAAATCGCCTTGCTGATGGGCTACGAAATCACCCGCGATCTGCCGGTTGAGATGCGGGAGATTGAGACACCGCTGACAACCATGCAGGCGCCGTTCATTGCCGGACGCAAGCTCGTCATCGTACCGATCTTGCGGGCCGGGGCAGGGATGGCCGACGGGTTGCTCGAACTGGCACCGAGCGCGCGTGTCGGTCATGTCGGCCTCTATCGGGATGAGGAGACAAAGCAGCCACAGGAATATCTGGTCAAACTGCCCTCTGCCGAAGGCCGGGTTTTTATTCTGGTGGACCCGATGCTGGCGACAGGGAACTCCGCTGTTCATGCAGCGGATGTTCTGAACCGGCATGGTGTGGCAGATCAGGATATTCGTTTCATGGCTTTAGTTTCCGCGCCGGAAGGTGTGCAGCAATTCCACAGATCGCATCCGGAAATCCCGGTTTACACAGCGGCCCTGGACAGCCATCTGAACGAGGACGCCTATATTGTGCCGGGCCTCGGTGATGCCGGTGACAGGTTGTTCGGGACCAAATAA
- the deoA gene encoding thymidine phosphorylase, which produces MIPQELIRRKRDGGVLTADEIAGFVTGMTDGSIAESQVSAFAMAVFFQGMTMDERVALTRCMMESGRRMDWADLDLGGPVLDKHSTGGVGDKVSLVLAPVIAALGGFVPMISGRGLGHTGGTLDKLESIPGYNATPDHVLFRQTVKTAGCAVIGQTDDLAPADRRLYAIRDVTATVESIPLITASILSKKLAAGLDGLVMDVKTGSGAFAPTLAMAEELAGSIVDVAGGAGLPATAVITDMNQVLGSTAGNALEVRESVDLLTGRTGDPRLVEVLTELAIEMGLLGKLADGGNPRADLRRKVAEVLGSGAAAEHFGRMVAALGGPADFVEKPERYLGEAPVRHVVTPSGEGYVANVDTRAVGIAVIELGGGRRRVTDSIDHAVGLDQVRGIGEKVGPDQPLCVIHARDEDSARRAEALVLGAVRVQDDPVTPSPVIVKHLRGEGV; this is translated from the coding sequence GTGATCCCGCAGGAGCTGATACGACGCAAGCGGGATGGCGGTGTTTTGACGGCAGATGAAATCGCCGGCTTTGTAACAGGCATGACCGACGGCAGCATTGCCGAAAGTCAGGTCTCGGCCTTTGCCATGGCGGTGTTCTTTCAGGGTATGACGATGGATGAACGGGTTGCCCTGACCCGTTGCATGATGGAATCGGGCCGCCGGATGGACTGGGCCGATCTGGACCTTGGCGGCCCGGTGCTCGACAAGCATTCGACCGGCGGGGTTGGTGACAAGGTGAGCCTGGTACTGGCCCCGGTCATCGCCGCGCTGGGTGGTTTTGTGCCGATGATCTCCGGCCGTGGCCTCGGCCATACTGGGGGCACGCTGGACAAGCTGGAGAGCATTCCCGGCTATAATGCGACCCCGGACCATGTCCTGTTCCGGCAAACCGTAAAGACGGCGGGATGTGCAGTTATCGGACAGACCGATGATCTGGCACCGGCTGACCGGCGGCTTTATGCCATCCGGGACGTGACGGCGACGGTGGAATCCATCCCGCTGATTACGGCCTCGATCCTGTCAAAAAAGCTGGCGGCGGGGCTGGACGGGCTGGTGATGGATGTGAAGACCGGCAGCGGTGCCTTCGCCCCGACACTGGCGATGGCAGAGGAACTGGCGGGCAGCATCGTTGATGTGGCCGGCGGGGCCGGGTTGCCTGCGACGGCGGTGATTACCGATATGAATCAGGTTCTGGGCAGCACCGCCGGTAATGCGCTGGAAGTCAGGGAATCCGTTGACCTGCTGACCGGCAGAACCGGTGATCCGCGTCTGGTTGAGGTGCTGACGGAACTGGCCATCGAAATGGGACTGCTGGGTAAACTGGCTGATGGCGGCAACCCGCGGGCTGACCTGCGCCGGAAGGTGGCTGAGGTGCTGGGCAGCGGTGCCGCTGCCGAACATTTTGGCCGCATGGTCGCGGCCCTTGGTGGCCCGGCTGATTTTGTCGAAAAGCCTGAGCGTTATCTAGGGGAAGCGCCGGTCCGGCATGTCGTGACACCTTCCGGAGAAGGCTACGTCGCGAATGTGGATACCCGCGCTGTCGGGATTGCGGTGATTGAACTTGGTGGCGGCAGACGGCGGGTTACAGACAGCATTGATCACGCCGTTGGTCTCGATCAGGTCCGGGGCATTGGTGAGAAGGTGGGTCCGGATCAGCCGCTCTGTGTCATTCATGCCCGTGATGAAGACAGCGCCCGGCGGGCAGAGGCTCTGGTTCTCGGTGCCGTCCGTGTGCAGGATGACCCGGTAACGCCGTCGCCGGTTATCGTGAAACATCTGCGGGGTGAGGGGGTATGA
- the selD gene encoding selenide, water dikinase SelD: protein MPMMVPYAGRDASDKKDANLITENDRTETEIILVGGGHAHVEVIRQWAMNPSPRTRMTLIARDIQTPYTGMLPGLIASLYDFDEAHIDLRRLCRHAGVRLIHAAVDGIDADARTVSMANRPPLRFDWLSVDIGSTPDLRSIRGAREHAIGVKPVDQFLVWLNELEQQTKNQPRNPVRLAIIGGGAGGTELALSLAHRFGDRVSLLLISASHEVVPEHSSGVRQTLRQALTEAGVELHRGSPVTEIRADSVILGNGESIPVDRVICTTRASAPDWLATTGLALDSHGFIAVDDCLQSPSHPHVLAAGDIASMTGHDLPKAGVYAVRQGPVLAESLQRLARGKPAVPYHPQSHVLALISTGKRHAVASYGPLSVSGDWVWRWKDGIDRKWMEKYQDLPVMAEPSDPQTGDSLMRCGGCGAKVSSLVLKSALARVRQIYPQSIGDLGDDAAIITPPPGQSIVQSVDQFRQVIDDPFLFGQITAEHCLSDLHAMGADPYGALVTVTLPDGEPEVMADDLTQILSGVTAALAACGALLLGGHTAEGAELTLGLAVTGFIDPKSLSAKGGARGGDKLILTKPLGTGAIMAADMRGRARTEHVEAAVDSMRQSNGPAARILHDYGVTAATDVTGFGLAGHLIEMMTGARTVALLDPASLPVLPGYREAEAAGILSTMYPKNLPFAVHFDGHPDDIFFDPQTSGGLLAALPDGQADVCLAALQKAGIPARIIGSVATQAAGSKTIWLI, encoded by the coding sequence ATGCCTATGATGGTACCATACGCCGGACGGGATGCGTCCGATAAAAAGGATGCCAACTTGATTACAGAGAACGACCGGACAGAGACAGAAATCATCCTGGTGGGTGGCGGGCATGCCCATGTGGAGGTAATCCGCCAATGGGCAATGAACCCGTCTCCACGGACCCGGATGACCCTGATCGCCCGTGATATCCAGACACCCTATACCGGCATGCTGCCCGGTCTCATTGCTAGTCTATATGATTTTGACGAGGCTCACATCGACCTGCGGCGACTTTGCCGGCATGCCGGTGTGCGCCTGATCCATGCTGCCGTTGACGGTATCGATGCTGATGCCCGGACCGTCAGCATGGCAAACCGCCCGCCGTTGCGGTTCGACTGGCTGTCTGTGGATATTGGCTCAACCCCTGATCTGCGCAGCATCCGGGGTGCCCGTGAACATGCCATCGGGGTAAAACCCGTCGATCAATTTCTGGTCTGGCTGAACGAGCTTGAACAGCAGACGAAGAATCAGCCCCGAAACCCCGTCAGGCTGGCAATCATCGGCGGCGGTGCTGGCGGGACCGAACTTGCGCTGTCTCTGGCCCATCGGTTCGGAGACCGTGTTTCGCTCCTCCTCATATCGGCAAGCCACGAGGTTGTGCCCGAACATTCATCCGGGGTGCGCCAGACATTACGACAGGCATTGACGGAAGCAGGCGTTGAACTGCACCGCGGCTCCCCGGTCACCGAAATTCGGGCGGACAGCGTCATTCTGGGTAATGGTGAGAGCATCCCGGTGGACAGGGTGATCTGCACAACCCGGGCGTCAGCCCCGGACTGGCTGGCAACAACCGGGCTGGCACTGGACAGTCACGGTTTTATCGCCGTCGATGATTGTCTTCAGTCCCCCTCGCATCCTCATGTTCTGGCCGCGGGTGATATCGCCTCAATGACAGGGCATGATCTGCCGAAAGCCGGGGTTTACGCCGTTCGGCAGGGTCCGGTACTGGCCGAAAGCCTTCAGCGTCTTGCCCGTGGAAAGCCAGCGGTTCCCTATCACCCCCAGTCACATGTTCTGGCCCTCATCTCTACTGGCAAGCGGCATGCTGTTGCCTCCTACGGGCCGCTGTCGGTCAGTGGTGACTGGGTCTGGCGCTGGAAAGACGGGATTGATCGCAAATGGATGGAGAAGTATCAGGACCTTCCGGTCATGGCCGAACCATCCGATCCGCAAACCGGCGACAGCCTCATGCGATGTGGTGGCTGCGGGGCAAAGGTCTCCAGCCTTGTCCTGAAATCCGCCCTCGCACGGGTCCGCCAGATCTATCCGCAGTCGATTGGGGACCTGGGGGACGATGCAGCCATTATCACGCCGCCTCCCGGCCAATCCATTGTTCAGTCGGTCGATCAGTTCCGCCAGGTGATTGATGATCCCTTCCTGTTCGGGCAGATCACGGCGGAACATTGTTTATCAGACCTGCACGCCATGGGCGCCGACCCCTATGGGGCACTGGTGACCGTCACGCTGCCGGATGGTGAGCCGGAGGTGATGGCCGATGACCTGACTCAAATTTTATCCGGCGTCACCGCAGCACTGGCCGCCTGTGGTGCGCTGTTACTGGGCGGTCACACGGCAGAGGGCGCTGAACTGACCCTCGGGCTGGCTGTTACCGGTTTCATAGATCCCAAGTCCCTGTCCGCCAAAGGCGGTGCCAGAGGCGGTGACAAACTGATCCTGACCAAACCGCTGGGCACAGGTGCCATCATGGCAGCCGACATGCGTGGCCGCGCCCGGACCGAACATGTGGAGGCAGCCGTTGACAGCATGCGGCAGTCCAATGGACCCGCAGCCCGTATCCTGCACGATTACGGGGTGACGGCGGCCACAGATGTCACCGGCTTCGGGCTGGCCGGTCATCTGATCGAGATGATGACCGGCGCCCGCACTGTGGCTTTGCTGGATCCGGCCAGCCTGCCCGTTCTGCCAGGATACAGGGAAGCAGAGGCAGCCGGTATCCTGTCCACCATGTATCCCAAGAATTTGCCGTTCGCCGTGCATTTCGATGGACATCCAGACGACATTTTCTTCGACCCGCAGACATCCGGTGGCCTGCTGGCCGCACTGCCTGACGGTCAGGCGGATGTCTGTCTGGCCGCGCTACAGAAAGCCGGAATACCGGCCAGAATTATTGGCAGCGTCGCCACACAGGCTGCCGGATCAAAGACAATCTGGCTTATCTGA